A region of Pleionea litopenaei DNA encodes the following proteins:
- the rpsG gene encoding 30S ribosomal protein S7, whose protein sequence is MPRRRVIAAREILPDPKFGSQLLAKFINVVMVDGKKSVAEKIVYGALDIIAEKKSTEALPAFEEGLDKIRPLVEVKSRRVGGSTYQVPVEVRPARQTALAMRWLVEASRKRGEKSMKERLAHELLDAMENRGSAVKKREDVHRMAEANKAFAHYRW, encoded by the coding sequence ATGCCAAGAAGACGCGTTATCGCTGCACGCGAAATCCTTCCTGATCCAAAGTTTGGATCACAATTATTAGCAAAGTTCATCAACGTTGTAATGGTTGACGGCAAGAAATCTGTTGCTGAAAAAATCGTTTACGGCGCGTTGGACATCATTGCTGAAAAGAAAAGTACTGAAGCACTTCCAGCTTTCGAAGAAGGCTTGGATAAGATTCGTCCTTTAGTTGAAGTAAAGTCTCGCCGCGTAGGTGGATCAACTTACCAAGTTCCGGTTGAAGTTCGTCCAGCTCGTCAAACGGCACTGGCTATGCGCTGGTTGGTTGAAGCCTCACGTAAGCGTGGCGAAAAGTCAATGAAAGAGCGATTAGCTCATGAACTTTTAGATGCGATGGAAAACCGTGGTTCTGCGGTTAAGAAGCGTGAAGATGTTCATCGTATGGCTGAAGCGAATAAAGCATTTGCTCACTACCGTTGGTAA
- a CDS encoding S1C family serine protease encodes MKEIWFSLCYFILLMSASVAVANDFSGVVQTIEKSYVSIEFSPSANERKTIGSSTKPDELMKKLLEGRQNKRGTTKGSGFFIDNQGYLITSFNTVSSSGEIWISTHDGFRHKGTFVGGDESLDLSVIKINSTDYPGVTFSEDFTLGESVAVLSNHTELKNTLSSGIISHLPQVNALSAPFPMLQADTAIDLGSAGSPLFNRKGEVLGMVSAAIIINHKFAGQAFAIPTKSLMRFLPNLKSTGKINRASLGIAGGDVWLDVSSDRQQKYVIISEVMSGSAADKAGLEVGDFIVDFNGTKVSDWWHFIGMVALAEPMKDYSLTIQRNGKNKKVMVTLLPLKDD; translated from the coding sequence ATGAAAGAAATCTGGTTTTCACTTTGCTACTTCATTTTGTTAATGTCTGCTTCAGTTGCAGTAGCAAATGATTTCAGCGGCGTTGTTCAAACGATCGAAAAGTCTTATGTGAGTATCGAGTTCTCTCCTTCAGCAAACGAACGGAAAACCATTGGCAGCTCGACAAAGCCCGATGAGCTAATGAAGAAACTACTGGAAGGTCGCCAAAACAAGCGCGGCACAACTAAAGGCAGCGGCTTTTTTATCGATAACCAAGGGTATCTAATCACCTCCTTTAACACGGTCTCTTCGAGTGGTGAAATTTGGATATCGACACACGATGGTTTCCGTCACAAAGGGACCTTTGTTGGCGGCGATGAAAGCTTAGATTTATCCGTGATCAAAATTAACAGTACTGACTATCCCGGTGTTACCTTTAGCGAAGACTTTACACTCGGAGAATCGGTCGCGGTATTGAGTAATCATACCGAGTTAAAAAACACATTGAGTTCTGGCATTATCAGTCACCTTCCCCAAGTGAATGCTTTAAGTGCGCCTTTTCCAATGTTACAGGCAGACACTGCGATAGACTTAGGCAGCGCTGGCTCACCTCTATTTAACCGCAAGGGAGAAGTATTAGGAATGGTCAGTGCAGCCATTATTATTAATCATAAATTTGCCGGTCAAGCCTTTGCTATTCCAACTAAATCCTTAATGCGTTTTCTGCCTAACTTAAAATCGACAGGAAAAATTAATCGAGCCAGTCTGGGTATTGCAGGTGGTGATGTATGGCTTGATGTCTCATCCGATCGGCAACAAAAATACGTAATCATCAGTGAAGTCATGTCTGGTAGCGCCGCCGATAAGGCAGGTCTCGAGGTCGGTGACTTTATTGTCGACTTTAATGGGACCAAGGTTTCTGATTGGTGGCACTTTATTGGTATGGTCGCACTGGCTGAGCCGATGAAAGACTACTCTTTAACGATTCAGAGAAATGGTAAAAACAAGAAAGTTATGGTGACCCTTTTGCCGTTGAAGGATGATTAA
- the tuf gene encoding elongation factor Tu: MSKEKFERNKPHVNVGTIGHVDHGKTTLTAAMCTVLSKTFGGAARAFDEIDNAPEEKERGITIATSHVEYETEARHYAHVDCPGHADYVKNMITGAAQMDGAILVCSAADGPMPQTREHILLSRQVGVPKIIVFLNKCDMVDDEELLELVEMEVRELLDAYEFPGDDTPVIRGSALKALEGDADYEAKIIELSKALDEYIPEPERAIDQSFLLPIEDVFSISGRGTVVTGRVEQGIVKVGEEVEIVGIKDTVKTTVTGVEMFRKLLDEGRAGDNVGVLLRGTKREDVERGQVLAHVGTITPHTKFESEVYVLSKDEGGRHTPFFKGYRPQFYFRTTDVTGAVELPEGVEMVMPGDNIKMVVELIAPIAMDEGLRFAIREGGRTVGAGVVAKIIE, from the coding sequence ATGTCTAAAGAAAAATTTGAACGTAATAAACCCCACGTAAACGTGGGAACCATTGGCCACGTTGACCACGGTAAAACCACTTTGACTGCAGCAATGTGTACTGTATTGTCAAAGACTTTCGGTGGTGCGGCACGTGCATTCGATGAAATCGACAATGCGCCAGAAGAAAAAGAGCGTGGTATTACAATCGCAACTTCGCACGTAGAGTACGAAACAGAAGCTCGTCACTACGCGCACGTTGATTGCCCAGGACATGCTGACTACGTTAAAAACATGATCACCGGTGCTGCTCAAATGGACGGCGCGATCTTAGTTTGTTCAGCAGCTGACGGCCCAATGCCACAAACACGTGAGCACATCTTGTTATCACGTCAGGTTGGTGTACCAAAGATCATTGTTTTCTTAAACAAATGTGACATGGTAGACGACGAAGAGTTGTTAGAGCTAGTTGAAATGGAAGTACGTGAGTTATTAGACGCTTACGAATTCCCAGGTGACGACACGCCAGTTATCCGTGGTTCAGCGCTTAAAGCGTTAGAAGGTGACGCGGACTACGAAGCGAAAATCATCGAATTGTCAAAAGCTTTGGATGAGTACATTCCAGAGCCAGAGCGTGCGATTGACCAATCATTCTTGTTACCAATCGAAGACGTATTCTCAATCTCAGGCCGTGGTACAGTTGTTACCGGTCGTGTAGAGCAAGGTATCGTAAAAGTTGGTGAAGAAGTTGAAATCGTTGGTATCAAAGACACGGTTAAGACAACAGTAACTGGTGTAGAAATGTTCCGTAAGCTTCTTGACGAAGGTCGAGCAGGCGACAACGTAGGTGTATTACTACGTGGAACTAAGCGTGAAGACGTAGAGCGTGGTCAAGTATTGGCACACGTAGGAACTATCACGCCACACACTAAGTTCGAATCAGAAGTGTACGTATTGTCGAAAGATGAAGGTGGTCGTCATACACCATTCTTCAAAGGCTATCGTCCACAGTTCTACTTCCGTACGACTGATGTAACAGGTGCGGTAGAGCTTCCAGAAGGTGTTGAGATGGTTATGCCAGGCGACAACATCAAGATGGTTGTAGAGTTAATTGCACCGATTGCGATGGACGAAGGTTTACGCTTCGCGATTCGTGAAGGTGGCCGTACTGTTGGTGCGGGTGTTGTTGCTAAAATCATCGAGTAA
- the fusA gene encoding elongation factor G: protein MARKTPIERYRNIGICAHVDAGKTTTTERVLFYTGLSHKIGEVHDGAATMDWMEQEQERGITITSAATTTFWRGMDAQYPEHRVNIIDTPGHVDFTIEVERSLRVLDGAVVVFCGSSGVEPQSETVWRQADKYHVPRMVFVNKMDRAGADFLRVINQIKNRLGARPVPVQLPIGAEETFEGVVDLVKMKAIYWTEADKGMTFEYKDIPAGMLEECQEWRSNMVEAAAEASEELMDKYLEEGELTEDEIKQGLRTQTLANELVVAMCGSAFKNKGVQAVLDGVIDYMPAPVDVPPIQGVLEDGETIEERIADDKAPFAALAFKIATDPFVGTLTFFRVYSGTLNSGDQVYNSVKEKKERIGRIVQMHSNSREEVKEVLAGDIAAGIGLKDVTTGETLCSPDHKIILERMEFPEPVISVAVEPKTIADQDKMALALAKLAQEDPSFRVETNEESGQTIISGMGELHLDIIVDRMKREFQVEANIGKPQVAYRECLRESVEQEGKFVRQSGGRGQYGHVWIKIEPQEPGFGYEFVNEVVGGVVPKDYIPAVDKGIQEQMQNGVLAGYPILDVKVTLYDGSYHDVDSSEMAFKIAGSMAFRSGALKAKPTLLEPIMKVEVVTPEDYMGDVMGDLNRRRGIVHGMEEGVGGIKIVKAEVPLSEMFGYATALRSATQGRASYSMEFTKYAEAPNNVADTIING from the coding sequence GTGGCTCGCAAAACTCCAATTGAGCGTTATCGTAATATCGGAATTTGTGCGCATGTCGACGCAGGTAAAACTACCACGACTGAACGCGTTCTATTTTACACCGGTCTTTCTCATAAGATCGGTGAGGTTCATGATGGCGCTGCCACCATGGACTGGATGGAACAAGAGCAGGAGCGTGGTATTACGATTACCTCTGCGGCAACCACGACCTTTTGGCGAGGCATGGATGCTCAGTACCCTGAGCATCGTGTCAACATTATCGACACCCCCGGACACGTAGACTTTACCATTGAGGTAGAGCGTTCGTTGCGAGTTCTAGACGGGGCCGTTGTAGTGTTCTGTGGTTCTTCTGGCGTTGAGCCACAGTCAGAAACGGTTTGGCGCCAAGCCGATAAATATCACGTACCCCGTATGGTGTTCGTGAATAAAATGGATCGCGCAGGTGCTGACTTTTTACGAGTTATCAATCAAATAAAAAATCGCTTGGGCGCTCGCCCAGTTCCGGTACAACTTCCAATTGGTGCAGAAGAAACCTTCGAAGGCGTGGTTGACCTCGTCAAAATGAAGGCCATTTACTGGACCGAAGCCGACAAAGGTATGACTTTCGAATACAAAGACATTCCTGCTGGTATGCTTGAAGAATGCCAAGAGTGGCGCTCCAACATGGTTGAAGCGGCTGCCGAAGCATCTGAAGAGCTAATGGATAAGTACCTTGAAGAAGGTGAGCTGACCGAAGACGAAATCAAACAAGGTCTACGAACCCAAACACTGGCGAACGAACTGGTCGTTGCAATGTGTGGTTCAGCGTTTAAAAACAAAGGAGTACAAGCGGTGCTCGACGGTGTGATTGATTATATGCCTGCACCGGTTGATGTTCCGCCGATTCAAGGTGTGCTTGAAGATGGTGAAACCATTGAAGAGCGTATCGCTGATGATAAAGCTCCGTTTGCAGCGCTGGCATTTAAAATCGCAACCGATCCTTTCGTTGGCACTTTAACTTTCTTCCGGGTTTATTCCGGCACGCTTAACTCTGGTGACCAAGTCTATAACTCGGTGAAAGAGAAAAAAGAGCGAATTGGTCGCATTGTACAAATGCACTCAAATAGCCGTGAAGAAGTAAAAGAAGTGTTGGCTGGTGATATTGCTGCTGGTATTGGTCTTAAAGATGTCACAACAGGAGAAACCCTTTGTTCTCCTGACCATAAAATTATCTTGGAACGCATGGAGTTTCCTGAGCCGGTTATCTCGGTTGCTGTGGAGCCTAAAACCATTGCTGATCAAGACAAAATGGCATTGGCATTGGCTAAGCTTGCGCAAGAAGATCCATCCTTTAGGGTTGAAACCAACGAAGAGTCAGGGCAAACCATCATCTCTGGGATGGGGGAGTTGCACCTCGACATTATCGTTGACCGAATGAAACGAGAGTTTCAGGTCGAAGCCAACATCGGTAAGCCTCAAGTCGCTTATCGTGAATGTTTACGCGAAAGCGTGGAGCAAGAAGGCAAGTTTGTTCGACAGTCTGGTGGCCGTGGTCAATACGGTCATGTGTGGATCAAAATTGAACCACAAGAACCAGGTTTTGGTTACGAGTTTGTAAACGAAGTCGTTGGTGGCGTAGTACCGAAAGATTATATTCCTGCGGTCGACAAAGGGATCCAGGAACAAATGCAAAATGGTGTGCTTGCAGGCTATCCCATTTTAGACGTTAAAGTCACTTTATACGATGGTTCTTACCACGATGTTGATTCGAGTGAAATGGCATTTAAAATTGCTGGCTCGATGGCTTTCCGTTCTGGTGCGTTAAAGGCTAAGCCAACGTTACTAGAGCCGATTATGAAAGTTGAAGTGGTAACACCTGAAGATTATATGGGTGACGTAATGGGCGATTTAAATCGTCGCCGTGGAATTGTTCACGGTATGGAAGAAGGCGTTGGTGGTATTAAGATCGTCAAAGCTGAAGTTCCACTGTCTGAAATGTTTGGATACGCAACTGCCTTGAGAAGCGCCACTCAAGGTCGAGCGAGTTACTCCATGGAGTTTACCAAATATGCGGAAGCGCCGAATAACGTCGCTGACACAATTATTAATGGTTAA
- the rpsL gene encoding 30S ribosomal protein S12: MATVNQLVRKPRKKVIKKSNVPALEACPQKRGVCTRVYTTTPKKPNSALRKVARVRLTNGFEVTSYIGGEGHNLQEHSVVMIRGGRVKDLPGVRYHCVRGTLDLAGVKDRKQGRSKYGAKRPK, from the coding sequence ATGGCAACTGTTAATCAGCTGGTACGTAAACCTCGTAAAAAGGTTATCAAGAAAAGTAACGTACCTGCACTTGAAGCTTGCCCGCAGAAGCGTGGTGTTTGTACTCGTGTTTACACGACTACTCCGAAAAAACCAAATTCGGCACTACGTAAAGTTGCTCGTGTTCGTTTAACTAACGGATTCGAAGTAACCTCTTATATCGGCGGTGAAGGCCACAATTTGCAGGAACATAGTGTTGTAATGATCCGTGGCGGTCGTGTAAAAGACTTGCCGGGTGTTCGTTATCACTGTGTGCGCGGTACGCTTGACCTTGCTGGGGTTAAAGACCGTAAACAAGGCCGCTCTAAATACGGAGCGAAACGACCTAAGTAA
- the rpoC gene encoding DNA-directed RNA polymerase subunit beta' has product MKDLLNFIKQQNQTQEFDRIRIGLASPEMIRSWSFGEVKKPETINYRTFKPERDGLFCAKIFGPVKDYECLCGKYKRMKHRGVICEKCGVEVTLAKVRRDRMGHIELACPVAHIWFLKSLPSRIGLLLDMTLRDIERVLYFEAFVVIEPGMTTLERGQLLTEEAYLDALEEFGDEFEAKMGAEAVQELLSGINLEEEAASLREEIPNTNSETKLKKLGKRLKLLEAFLDSGNNPQWMIMTVLPVLPPDLRPLVPLEGGRFATSDLNDLYRRVINRNNRLKRLLDLNAPDIIVRNEKRMLQEAVDALLDNGRRGRAITGSNKRPLKSLADMIKGKQGRFRQNLLGKRVDYSGRSVIVVGPTLKLHQCGLPKKMALELFKPFIFGKLELRGLATTIKAAKKMVEREEAVVWDILEEVIREHPVMLNRAPTLHRLGIQAFEPVLIEGKAIQLHPLVCVAYNADFDGDQMAVHVPLTIEAQLEARALMMSTNNVLSPANGEPIIVPTQDVVLGLYFMTRDKVNAQGEGMVFADTAEVLRAYSNGAAELHAKIKVRINETTIDKAGVATTVNKLVETTVGRSLLWEIVPAGLSFELINQAMTKKSISRLVNSCYRQLGLKTSVIFADHLMYTGYKYATRSGASVGINDMEVPSVKTEIIAKAEAEVREIEDQYASGLVTQGERYNKVVDIWSHTNEQVAKAMMDNLAIDKVEDAEGNIVDQPSFNSIFMMADSGARGSAAQIRQLAGMRGLMAKPDGSIIESPIKANFREGLNVLEYFISTHGARKGLADTALKTANSGYLTRRLVDVAQDLVITEVDCGTQDGVEMKPLIEGGDVVEPLRERVLGRVTADHVYTPGTDDVLCEANTLLDEAWVEKLEKHSVDQIKVRSVITCDTRYGVCAKCYGRDLARGHIINQGESVGVIAAQSIGEPGTQLTMRTFHIGGAASRQSAENNVQVKNDGVLKLHNAKTVQRKDDKLVIVSRSAEINLIDEYGRERERYKVPYGAVLEHAEGDKVSGGEVVANWDPHTHPIITELAGKIKFKDLVEGVNMDRQTDDLTGLSSIVVTESKARGKGSDLKPMIYMVDADGNEMNLPGTDIPAQYLLPPNAIVNLEDGAEVGIGDAIARIPQESSKTKDITGGLPRVADLFEARKPKEPAILAEISGTVSFGKETKGKRRLVITPQEGDAYEELIPKWRHLNVFEGEKVEKGEVVSDGADNPHDILRLKGIHAVANYIVNEVQDVYRLQGVGINDKHIEVIIRQMLRKATVSDPGDSRFLQGEQLEYVRVLEANDALIADGKEPAKVQRDLMGITKASLATESFISAASFQETTRVLTEAAVSGKVDDLRGLKENVIVGRLIPAGTGLSYHQERRKQSQDVTIDESQVTVTASDAEKALTEALSGNDSEL; this is encoded by the coding sequence TTGAAAGACTTACTGAATTTCATCAAACAGCAAAACCAAACTCAAGAATTTGATCGAATTCGAATCGGTCTAGCATCACCAGAAATGATCCGTAGCTGGTCATTCGGTGAGGTGAAAAAACCAGAAACTATTAACTACCGTACGTTCAAGCCAGAGCGTGACGGCTTATTCTGTGCCAAGATCTTTGGTCCAGTAAAAGACTACGAATGTTTATGCGGTAAATACAAGCGCATGAAACACCGTGGTGTTATTTGTGAAAAATGTGGCGTTGAAGTTACCCTAGCGAAAGTTCGTCGTGACCGTATGGGCCACATTGAATTGGCATGTCCCGTTGCCCACATTTGGTTCTTAAAATCATTACCGTCTCGTATTGGCTTATTGCTTGATATGACATTACGTGACATTGAGCGCGTGTTGTATTTCGAAGCGTTTGTGGTTATTGAGCCTGGAATGACGACGCTAGAGCGTGGCCAATTGTTAACCGAAGAAGCTTACCTTGATGCGCTTGAAGAGTTCGGTGATGAATTCGAAGCGAAAATGGGTGCAGAGGCGGTTCAAGAACTTCTATCAGGAATCAATCTTGAAGAAGAAGCTGCGTCCTTACGTGAAGAAATTCCAAATACAAATTCTGAAACTAAGCTTAAGAAGCTTGGTAAACGTTTAAAACTATTAGAAGCGTTCTTAGATTCAGGCAACAATCCTCAGTGGATGATTATGACTGTATTACCAGTCCTACCACCAGACCTACGTCCGTTGGTTCCACTAGAAGGCGGTCGTTTTGCGACGTCTGACTTGAACGACTTATACCGTCGAGTGATTAACCGTAACAACCGTTTGAAGCGTCTTCTTGACTTAAACGCGCCAGACATCATTGTTCGCAATGAGAAGCGTATGTTGCAAGAAGCCGTCGATGCGTTATTAGATAACGGTCGTCGTGGACGAGCCATTACTGGTTCAAACAAGCGCCCATTGAAATCACTTGCTGACATGATTAAAGGTAAGCAAGGTCGTTTCCGTCAAAACTTACTTGGTAAGCGTGTTGATTACTCTGGCCGTTCGGTTATCGTTGTTGGTCCGACCCTTAAGCTGCATCAATGTGGTCTTCCAAAGAAAATGGCGTTGGAATTATTTAAGCCATTTATTTTCGGAAAACTTGAATTACGAGGTTTGGCGACAACCATTAAAGCTGCCAAGAAAATGGTAGAACGTGAAGAAGCGGTGGTTTGGGATATCTTAGAAGAAGTTATCCGTGAGCATCCGGTTATGTTAAACCGTGCGCCAACACTTCACAGATTAGGTATTCAAGCGTTCGAACCCGTACTGATTGAAGGTAAAGCGATTCAGTTACACCCACTTGTGTGTGTGGCCTACAACGCTGACTTCGACGGTGACCAAATGGCGGTTCACGTACCATTAACTATTGAAGCTCAGTTAGAAGCTCGTGCGTTAATGATGTCAACGAATAACGTTCTTTCGCCTGCGAATGGTGAGCCAATTATTGTACCTACCCAAGACGTTGTATTGGGCTTGTACTTTATGACTCGCGACAAAGTTAATGCGCAAGGCGAAGGCATGGTATTTGCCGATACCGCAGAGGTGTTACGTGCCTACTCTAACGGCGCAGCGGAATTACACGCAAAGATCAAAGTTCGTATTAATGAAACCACCATCGATAAAGCTGGCGTTGCAACCACCGTTAATAAATTGGTTGAAACCACCGTTGGTCGTTCATTGTTGTGGGAAATCGTTCCTGCCGGACTATCGTTCGAGTTGATCAACCAAGCGATGACTAAAAAGTCGATCTCACGATTGGTAAACTCTTGCTACCGTCAATTAGGTTTAAAAACCTCGGTAATTTTTGCCGATCACCTAATGTACACGGGTTACAAATACGCAACACGTTCAGGTGCTTCTGTTGGTATCAACGATATGGAAGTTCCTAGCGTTAAAACTGAAATCATTGCGAAAGCCGAAGCCGAAGTTCGTGAAATTGAAGATCAATACGCGTCTGGTTTGGTAACTCAAGGTGAGCGCTACAACAAAGTTGTTGATATTTGGTCGCATACCAACGAGCAAGTTGCGAAAGCGATGATGGACAACTTAGCGATTGATAAAGTTGAAGACGCAGAAGGCAACATTGTTGATCAACCTTCATTCAACTCGATCTTTATGATGGCCGACTCAGGTGCACGGGGTAGTGCGGCTCAGATTCGTCAGCTAGCTGGTATGCGTGGTTTGATGGCAAAACCAGATGGCTCGATCATCGAAAGTCCAATCAAAGCAAACTTCCGTGAAGGTCTAAACGTACTTGAATACTTTATTTCGACGCACGGTGCACGTAAAGGTTTGGCCGATACAGCATTGAAAACGGCAAACTCGGGTTACTTAACTCGACGTTTAGTTGATGTTGCACAAGATTTAGTTATCACTGAAGTTGATTGTGGCACGCAAGACGGTGTTGAAATGAAACCCTTGATTGAAGGGGGTGACGTTGTTGAGCCGTTACGTGAGCGAGTACTTGGTCGTGTAACTGCCGATCATGTTTATACGCCTGGAACCGATGACGTATTGTGTGAAGCCAATACCCTTCTTGATGAAGCATGGGTAGAAAAGCTAGAAAAGCACAGTGTTGACCAGATTAAAGTTCGCTCGGTAATCACTTGTGACACTCGCTACGGTGTGTGTGCTAAGTGTTACGGTCGTGACCTAGCACGTGGTCATATTATCAACCAAGGTGAGTCAGTCGGGGTTATTGCAGCACAGTCAATCGGTGAGCCTGGAACACAGTTAACCATGCGTACCTTCCACATTGGTGGTGCGGCATCTCGTCAATCAGCTGAGAACAATGTTCAGGTGAAAAATGACGGTGTATTGAAACTTCACAATGCGAAGACAGTACAACGTAAAGACGACAAGTTGGTCATCGTGTCTCGTTCTGCTGAAATCAACCTCATTGATGAGTACGGACGTGAGCGCGAGCGTTATAAAGTGCCTTACGGTGCGGTTTTAGAGCACGCTGAAGGTGACAAGGTTTCGGGTGGTGAAGTTGTCGCCAACTGGGATCCGCATACGCATCCAATCATCACTGAGTTGGCTGGAAAAATTAAATTTAAAGACTTGGTTGAAGGCGTCAATATGGATCGCCAGACCGACGATTTAACCGGATTAAGCTCAATCGTTGTTACTGAATCGAAAGCACGTGGTAAAGGCTCTGACCTTAAGCCGATGATTTACATGGTTGATGCTGACGGTAACGAGATGAACTTGCCTGGTACCGATATTCCAGCGCAATACTTATTACCGCCTAACGCTATCGTAAATCTTGAAGATGGTGCAGAAGTGGGAATCGGTGACGCGATTGCTCGTATTCCGCAAGAAAGCTCGAAGACTAAGGATATTACCGGTGGTCTTCCTCGAGTTGCTGACTTGTTTGAAGCACGTAAGCCGAAAGAGCCAGCGATTCTTGCTGAGATTTCTGGAACCGTTAGTTTCGGTAAAGAAACCAAAGGTAAGCGTCGTTTAGTTATTACTCCTCAAGAGGGTGATGCGTACGAAGAGCTTATTCCAAAATGGCGTCACCTGAACGTGTTTGAGGGTGAGAAAGTTGAGAAGGGTGAGGTTGTATCGGATGGTGCTGATAATCCACACGATATTCTTCGCTTGAAAGGTATTCACGCGGTTGCAAACTACATCGTCAACGAAGTTCAAGACGTTTACCGTCTGCAGGGTGTAGGCATCAATGATAAACACATTGAAGTTATTATCCGTCAGATGTTGCGTAAAGCGACGGTTTCCGATCCGGGTGATAGCCGCTTCTTGCAAGGCGAGCAACTCGAATATGTTCGCGTTCTAGAAGCCAACGATGCTTTGATTGCTGATGGTAAAGAGCCTGCCAAAGTACAACGTGACTTAATGGGTATCACCAAAGCGTCATTGGCGACCGAGTCATTCATCTCGGCGGCATCGTTCCAAGAAACCACGCGTGTATTAACCGAAGCAGCCGTAAGCGGTAAGGTTGATGACTTACGTGGCTTGAAAGAAAACGTAATCGTAGGTCGATTGATCCCTGCTGGTACGGGCTTGAGCTATCATCAAGAGCGTCGTAAGCAGAGTCAAGACGTGACTATCGACGAGAGTCAAGTCACTGTGACGGCGTCAGACGCTGAAAAAGCGCTGACCGAAGCACTGAGCGGTAACGACTCAGAGCTGTAA